In a single window of the uncultured Dysgonomonas sp. genome:
- the clpP gene encoding ATP-dependent Clp endopeptidase proteolytic subunit ClpP, translating to MNNEFKKYATKHLGMNGLALDKYVDITSSYISPTIIEERQLNVAQMDVFSRLMMDRIIFLGTQIDDYTANVIQAQLLYLDSADSGKDISIYINSPGGSVYAGYGIYDTMQFINSNVSTICTGIAASMAAVLLVAGEKGKRFALKHSRVMIHQPLGGAQGQASDIEITAREIGKIKKELYTIIADHSGQPFDRVEKDSDRDYWMTSAEAKDYGMVDEVLTRNK from the coding sequence ATGAACAATGAATTTAAGAAATATGCTACCAAGCATTTAGGTATGAACGGACTTGCTCTAGATAAATATGTAGATATCACAAGCAGCTATATATCACCCACTATTATTGAAGAGCGTCAGTTGAATGTGGCGCAGATGGATGTATTCTCCCGTCTGATGATGGACCGAATCATCTTTCTTGGCACCCAGATAGACGATTATACTGCTAATGTTATCCAGGCACAGTTGCTTTATCTGGATTCTGCCGATTCCGGTAAAGACATATCTATCTACATCAATTCTCCCGGCGGTTCGGTTTATGCAGGATATGGCATCTATGATACCATGCAATTTATAAACAGCAATGTCTCTACCATCTGTACAGGTATTGCAGCGTCTATGGCAGCCGTACTGCTTGTAGCTGGAGAAAAAGGCAAACGTTTTGCGCTGAAACATTCACGCGTAATGATTCACCAACCACTAGGAGGCGCACAAGGACAGGCATCCGATATTGAAATCACTGCCCGTGAGATAGGTAAAATAAAGAAAGAACTATACACCATTATAGCCGATCACTCAGGACAACCGTTCGACAGGGTTGAAAAAGATTCTGACCGTGATTACTGGATGACTTCAGCCGAAGCCAAAGATTATGGTATGGTTGACGAAGTTTTAACAAGAAATAAGTAA
- the clpX gene encoding ATP-dependent Clp protease ATP-binding subunit ClpX: MAKKEINQCSFCGRSDKDVNMLISGLSADICDSCAEQAYQIVKESIEAKQKSSIGIDKTQLPDPKKIKEYLDGYIIGQDNAKRYLAVAVYNHYKRILQEKNDDIEIEKSNIILVGPTGTGKTLLARTIAKMLHVPFAIVDATVLTEAGYVGEDIESILTRLLQASDYDVASAERGIVFIDEIDKIARKSDNPSITRDVSGEGVQQGLLKLLEGSIVNVPPQGGRKHPDQKMIAVDTKNILFICGGAFDGIERKIAQRLNTKVVGYASSLKNAEVDRENLLQYVAPQDLKSYGLIPEIIGRLPILTYLDALDRSALRRILTEPKNSIIKQYIKLFKMDDVDLTFDEDVYEFIVDKAVEYKLGARGLRSIVENIMMDAMFTIPSTKQTQLHITKDYAGEQLEKSQMIKLKNSQ, encoded by the coding sequence ATGGCAAAAAAAGAAATAAACCAATGCAGTTTTTGCGGACGAAGCGATAAGGATGTAAACATGCTTATATCCGGTTTGTCCGCAGACATCTGCGATAGCTGTGCCGAACAGGCCTACCAAATCGTAAAAGAAAGCATCGAAGCCAAACAAAAATCTTCGATAGGCATAGACAAAACACAATTGCCTGACCCCAAAAAGATAAAAGAATACCTCGACGGATATATTATCGGACAAGATAATGCTAAGCGTTATCTGGCTGTTGCCGTTTACAATCATTACAAACGGATATTACAGGAAAAGAACGATGATATAGAAATAGAAAAATCGAATATTATCCTTGTAGGACCTACCGGTACAGGAAAGACGCTTCTAGCCCGTACAATAGCAAAGATGCTGCACGTACCTTTTGCCATTGTAGATGCAACCGTGCTTACCGAAGCCGGATATGTAGGAGAAGACATCGAAAGTATCCTTACACGGCTACTTCAGGCATCGGACTATGATGTAGCATCAGCCGAGAGAGGAATCGTATTCATTGATGAGATAGATAAGATAGCACGCAAAAGTGATAACCCGTCAATCACCCGTGATGTAAGCGGAGAGGGAGTACAGCAGGGATTGCTAAAATTGCTTGAAGGATCAATCGTGAATGTGCCGCCGCAAGGAGGCCGTAAGCACCCTGACCAGAAAATGATAGCTGTAGATACTAAAAACATCCTCTTCATTTGTGGTGGAGCATTTGACGGTATAGAACGTAAAATCGCCCAACGCCTGAATACTAAAGTAGTAGGATATGCCTCTTCTCTGAAAAACGCAGAAGTAGACAGAGAAAACCTATTGCAATATGTAGCACCTCAAGATTTAAAATCTTACGGACTGATCCCGGAAATTATCGGCCGTCTGCCGATACTGACATATCTGGATGCACTGGACAGAAGTGCTTTGCGCAGAATTCTTACCGAGCCTAAAAATTCTATAATAAAACAATACATCAAGCTCTTCAAAATGGATGACGTAGATCTCACATTCGATGAAGATGTATACGAATTTATTGTAGATAAGGCAGTAGAATATAAGTTAGGAGCAAGAGGATTGCGCTCCATTGTAGAGAATATAATGATGGACGCAATGTTTACCATACCATCTACAAAACAAACGCAATTACACATCACCAAAGACTATGCCGGGGAACAACTCGAGAAGTCACAAATGATAAAACTCAAAAATTCACAATAA
- the recQ gene encoding DNA helicase RecQ, with product MPDRNDKLTVALKKHFGFDKFKGNQEAIIQNLLDEKDTFVLMPTGGGKSLCYQLPALLMGGTAVIISPLIALMKNQVDAMRNFSEEDGVAHFINSSLNKAAIEQVKGDILSGKTKLLYVAPESLTKEENIDFLRQIKISFYAIDEAHCISEWGHDFRPEYRRIRPIVTEIGKHPIIALTATATPKVQLDIQKNLGMVDADVFKASFNRENLFYEVRSKTNNVDKDIIKYIKSQGHKSGIIYCLSRKKVEEFAEILQTNNINALPYHAGLDANTRSANQDAFLMEQVDVIVATIAFGMGIDKPDVRYVIHYDMPKSLEGYYQETGRAGRDGGEGKCIAFYSFKDLQKLEKFMQGKPVAEQEIGKQLLLETAAYAETALCRKKVLLHYFGEEYKVRNCGNCDNCVNPKKQVEAKDLLLTALEAVVALKEKFKTDYVINILRGKETSEIETYEHQDLEVFGSGDDADEDTWNAVIRQAIIAGYFDKDIENYGLLKITKKGKDFLKKPVSFKITTADEEDLEDDDNIDDVVVKGGGGGSAVDPVLFSIMKDLRKKMAKNNNVPPYVIFQDPSLEAMATIYPITMEELQNIPGVGAGKAKRYGAEFLQIIKKHVEENEIERPEDLRVRTVANKSKLKVAIVQAIDRKVALDDLAESKGIDFTELLNEVEAIVYSGTKINIDYFLREVIDEDHLDDIFQYFQEAESDDLEEAINELGEYSEDEIRLVRIKFISDMAN from the coding sequence ATGCCTGACCGAAACGATAAACTGACCGTTGCTTTAAAAAAGCATTTTGGCTTTGATAAATTCAAAGGAAACCAAGAGGCAATCATCCAGAATCTTCTGGACGAGAAGGATACTTTTGTCCTGATGCCTACAGGGGGAGGGAAGTCGCTTTGTTACCAGTTACCAGCCTTGTTGATGGGGGGAACGGCTGTTATCATATCACCGCTTATAGCGCTGATGAAGAACCAGGTAGATGCAATGCGCAATTTCAGCGAAGAAGACGGAGTTGCTCATTTTATCAATTCATCACTAAACAAAGCTGCCATAGAACAGGTGAAAGGCGATATCCTTTCTGGTAAAACCAAATTACTCTATGTAGCGCCAGAATCCTTGACCAAAGAAGAAAACATAGATTTTCTTCGACAAATAAAGATTTCGTTTTACGCTATAGATGAAGCACACTGTATATCGGAATGGGGACACGATTTCCGCCCGGAATACAGACGAATACGCCCTATAGTTACCGAGATAGGTAAGCATCCGATTATTGCACTTACCGCTACAGCAACGCCAAAGGTACAACTCGACATCCAGAAGAATCTGGGCATGGTCGATGCCGATGTTTTTAAAGCTTCATTCAACAGGGAAAATCTTTTCTATGAAGTGCGTTCCAAAACGAACAATGTAGACAAGGATATCATAAAATATATCAAGTCACAGGGGCATAAATCGGGTATTATATATTGCCTGAGCCGCAAAAAAGTAGAAGAATTTGCAGAAATACTGCAAACAAACAACATCAATGCATTACCATATCACGCAGGATTAGATGCAAATACACGCTCAGCAAATCAGGATGCATTCCTGATGGAGCAGGTTGATGTGATTGTAGCTACCATTGCATTTGGGATGGGGATAGACAAGCCGGACGTAAGGTATGTAATACATTACGACATGCCAAAGAGCCTTGAAGGATATTATCAGGAAACAGGCCGGGCCGGACGCGACGGAGGAGAAGGTAAATGCATTGCATTTTACTCCTTCAAAGACTTACAGAAACTAGAAAAGTTCATGCAGGGAAAACCTGTTGCCGAACAAGAAATAGGAAAACAACTGCTCCTTGAAACAGCGGCATACGCAGAGACTGCATTATGCAGAAAAAAGGTGCTCCTTCACTATTTCGGTGAAGAATATAAAGTGAGAAATTGTGGAAATTGTGACAATTGTGTAAATCCAAAAAAACAGGTGGAAGCTAAAGATTTATTATTAACAGCTCTGGAAGCTGTAGTTGCGTTAAAAGAAAAATTCAAGACGGATTATGTTATCAATATCCTCAGAGGTAAAGAAACATCCGAAATTGAAACATACGAGCATCAGGATCTGGAAGTGTTCGGCTCCGGAGATGATGCCGATGAAGATACATGGAATGCAGTGATTCGTCAGGCCATTATCGCAGGATATTTTGATAAAGATATTGAGAATTACGGGTTGTTGAAAATTACAAAAAAGGGAAAAGACTTCCTGAAAAAACCTGTATCTTTCAAAATTACGACTGCCGATGAAGAAGATCTGGAAGACGATGACAACATAGATGATGTAGTTGTAAAAGGTGGAGGTGGAGGTTCTGCCGTAGATCCGGTATTATTCTCTATTATGAAAGACCTTCGCAAAAAAATGGCTAAGAATAATAACGTTCCGCCATATGTGATCTTTCAGGATCCATCATTGGAAGCCATGGCAACCATCTATCCTATCACAATGGAGGAATTACAGAATATTCCGGGTGTAGGGGCAGGTAAGGCTAAAAGATACGGAGCCGAATTCCTACAGATTATAAAGAAACATGTCGAAGAAAACGAGATTGAACGTCCCGAAGATTTACGTGTAAGAACCGTTGCTAACAAGTCGAAATTAAAGGTTGCCATAGTACAGGCCATCGACAGAAAAGTAGCCTTGGACGATCTGGCCGAATCGAAAGGAATAGATTTTACCGAATTGCTCAATGAAGTTGAAGCAATTGTATATTCAGGCACCAAAATCAATATTGATTATTTCTTGCGTGAGGTAATAGACGAAGATCATCTGGATGATATTTTTCAATATTTCCAAGAAGCAGAATCGGACGATCTGGAAGAAGCAATCAACGAGTTAGGTGAATATTCAGAAGATGAAATCCGTTTGGTCCGTATCAAATTCATATCTGATATGGCAAACTAA
- the coaD gene encoding pantetheine-phosphate adenylyltransferase, with protein MKKKAIFPGTFDPFTIGHHSLVKRSLELVDEIVIAIGKNDAKKSYFSLEHRIDMIQSLYKNEPRISVETYDSLTVDFAKTVKAHFIVRGIRSVNDFEYEKTIADMNRKISGIETFILFTEPELTHISSTIVRELLRFGHDVSEFIPEGMNLNTWQ; from the coding sequence ATGAAAAAAAAAGCAATCTTTCCGGGAACATTTGATCCCTTTACGATAGGACATCATTCATTGGTAAAACGGTCTCTCGAATTAGTCGATGAGATCGTTATTGCCATTGGGAAGAATGATGCAAAAAAAAGCTATTTCTCTCTCGAACACCGTATAGATATGATACAATCACTCTATAAAAACGAGCCTCGCATCTCCGTAGAAACTTATGATAGCCTGACCGTAGATTTTGCAAAGACAGTGAAAGCACATTTTATAGTAAGAGGTATACGTTCGGTAAACGATTTCGAATACGAAAAAACAATTGCCGACATGAACCGGAAGATATCAGGAATAGAAACTTTTATCCTTTTCACTGAACCAGAACTCACACATATTAGTTCTACCATAGTACGCGAGTTATTAAGATTCGGACATGATGTCAGCGAATTTATACCCGAAGGCATGAATCTGAATACCTGGCAATAG
- a CDS encoding S41 family peptidase yields the protein MKRVIIAALCFLTIVASASAQFKMSEGSKKVATTMAIIENLYVDDVNDQKLAEDAIKSLLEKLDPHSTYISTDEVKDMNEPLEGNFDGIGISFNMMTDTLYVIEALPGGPSEKAGLMAGDKILYVNDTLIAGVKRSTKYVMSRLKGPKGTKVDVKVLRRGVPELLDFKITRAKIPVYSIDASYMVDNNTGYIRIIRFGATTTKEFQDALAKLKKEGMKNLILDLEGNGGGYMAPAIDLSDEFLSKGKLIVYTEGLRQPRRDEVSTEKGSFEEGKVVIMINEGSASASEILSGAVQDWDRGVIVGRRSFGKGLVQRQIPLPDESMIRLTVARYYTPTGRSIQKPYTSGDLTSYNMDVIERYNKGEMMHADSIHFPDSLKYTTLTNHRTVYGGGGIMPDYFVPLDTTNYTPYFRSIANRGLIYKVAYSEVDNHRKDIQDEYPTKEAFLKKYIVPQSLLEKIVAAGEEEKITYNEDEFNKASDLIRMQLKMLLARDVYDTETSLKIYNEYSETFKKAYEIIHDDNLYNSLLKGKN from the coding sequence ATGAAAAGAGTTATTATCGCGGCTCTGTGCTTTCTTACTATTGTAGCTTCTGCCTCTGCCCAATTCAAAATGAGTGAAGGGTCTAAAAAGGTGGCGACAACAATGGCAATTATCGAAAATCTGTATGTAGATGATGTAAATGACCAAAAGCTAGCCGAAGATGCTATTAAGTCTCTTCTGGAGAAGCTAGACCCTCACTCTACCTATATCAGCACAGATGAAGTAAAAGATATGAATGAACCACTTGAGGGTAACTTCGACGGAATAGGTATCTCATTTAACATGATGACCGATACACTTTACGTCATCGAAGCATTACCCGGAGGCCCTTCTGAAAAAGCCGGATTGATGGCCGGGGATAAAATTCTCTATGTAAATGATACGCTTATAGCAGGAGTAAAAAGATCTACCAAATATGTCATGTCTCGACTGAAGGGTCCTAAAGGAACAAAGGTGGATGTAAAGGTCCTGCGACGTGGTGTGCCGGAATTACTCGATTTTAAAATAACCCGTGCAAAGATACCGGTATATAGCATTGATGCTTCCTACATGGTAGATAACAATACGGGATATATCCGCATTATCCGATTCGGAGCCACTACTACAAAAGAATTTCAAGACGCCTTAGCTAAATTGAAGAAGGAAGGTATGAAGAATCTCATACTTGACCTTGAAGGTAACGGTGGAGGATATATGGCTCCCGCGATTGATCTGTCAGATGAATTTCTGAGTAAAGGTAAACTTATTGTTTACACCGAAGGATTGCGTCAACCGAGAAGAGATGAAGTATCGACTGAAAAAGGAAGTTTCGAAGAGGGAAAAGTGGTGATCATGATTAATGAAGGTTCGGCATCGGCCAGTGAAATTTTGTCAGGCGCTGTTCAGGATTGGGACAGAGGTGTCATTGTTGGCCGACGCAGCTTCGGAAAAGGACTTGTACAAAGACAAATTCCACTCCCTGACGAATCAATGATAAGGCTTACCGTAGCCCGCTACTATACTCCGACAGGACGTTCTATCCAAAAGCCCTATACAAGCGGGGACCTTACATCATACAATATGGATGTGATAGAAAGATATAATAAAGGGGAAATGATGCACGCCGATAGCATCCACTTTCCTGACTCGCTAAAATACACTACACTGACCAATCACAGGACTGTATATGGTGGCGGAGGTATTATGCCGGACTACTTTGTACCGTTAGACACAACAAATTACACACCATATTTCAGAAGCATTGCCAACAGGGGACTTATCTATAAAGTTGCGTACAGCGAAGTAGATAATCACCGTAAAGATATACAGGATGAATATCCAACGAAAGAAGCTTTTCTGAAAAAGTACATTGTTCCGCAAAGCCTATTGGAAAAGATTGTAGCTGCCGGAGAAGAAGAAAAAATTACATATAACGAGGATGAGTTTAACAAGGCTTCGGATTTAATCAGAATGCAACTGAAGATGCTTCTAGCCCGGGATGTTTATGATACGGAAACATCTCTCAAGATATATAACGAGTATAGTGAGACGTTTAAAAAAGCATATGAAATCATACACGATGATAATCTATATAACAGCTTGCTGAAAGGAAAGAATTGA
- a CDS encoding galactofuranosyltransferase, translating to MNKRKSVYISRNYKGVSAGNDARTDTEALLDKFGYRNIGLKQSFSQSKVTDFIRNLVGTIKGLILIPTNGILFIQYPTKKYYVLLCRVAHLKNTRVISLIHDLGSFRRKRISIEQEIGRLNHSDFIIATNQKMADWLTAHNIKAEINSLGVWHFLSKEERKPEFRLDNNNPYSICYAGALNRRKNAFLYEFISSPRNFVLNIYGDRFDIADTNDFHCRGYIDSDTFILTNNDDFGLVWDGDSMDECSGSFGAYLEYNTPHKISFYIKSHLPVIIWKHAALAPMIEENRIGITIDSLTEINSILSSITPGYYNEMKRNVIEMSKKLQSGFYLKEAIDKFNI from the coding sequence ATGAATAAAAGGAAATCAGTTTATATTTCACGAAATTACAAAGGAGTGTCTGCCGGAAATGATGCCCGCACAGACACAGAGGCACTTTTGGATAAATTTGGTTATCGGAATATTGGATTGAAGCAAAGTTTTAGCCAAAGTAAGGTAACTGATTTTATCCGCAACCTTGTCGGAACTATCAAAGGACTTATATTGATCCCCACTAACGGGATTCTGTTTATCCAATATCCAACAAAGAAATATTATGTTTTGCTGTGTAGAGTAGCTCACTTGAAAAATACCAGAGTGATCTCCTTGATACATGATTTGGGCTCCTTCCGCAGAAAAAGAATATCTATAGAACAGGAAATAGGCCGATTGAACCACTCCGATTTTATTATTGCAACAAATCAGAAGATGGCTGATTGGCTGACAGCTCATAATATAAAAGCTGAAATAAATTCACTGGGTGTGTGGCATTTCCTATCTAAGGAAGAACGTAAACCTGAATTCAGATTAGACAATAATAATCCATATAGCATATGTTATGCAGGAGCATTAAACCGTAGAAAGAATGCATTTTTGTATGAATTTATCTCTTCTCCAAGAAACTTTGTATTAAATATTTATGGCGATAGATTTGATATTGCCGATACCAATGATTTCCATTGCAGAGGATATATAGATAGCGATACTTTTATTCTTACCAATAATGATGATTTTGGCCTTGTATGGGATGGTGATTCGATGGATGAATGCTCCGGAAGTTTTGGCGCTTATCTCGAATACAATACTCCGCATAAGATATCGTTCTACATTAAAAGCCATCTGCCTGTAATTATATGGAAACATGCGGCGTTAGCACCTATGATTGAAGAAAATAGAATAGGGATAACTATTGATTCCCTAACCGAGATAAATAGTATTCTTTCGTCTATCACTCCCGGGTATTATAATGAGATGAAACGAAATGTTATTGAAATGAGCAAGAAACTACAATCCGGTTTTTATCTGAAAGAAGCAATAGATAAGTTCAATATTTAA
- a CDS encoding DUF4834 family protein, which translates to MTFLLFLIFAIIIFGVMVLLSVVRGVSSFIFGKPSTSHSGYTSNNRYTSNNTSSSGRSEHTSSGSNKKIFSKDEGEYVKYEEIKD; encoded by the coding sequence ATGACATTTCTGCTTTTTCTAATATTTGCCATAATTATATTTGGAGTGATGGTTTTGCTATCAGTGGTCAGAGGGGTGTCGTCTTTTATTTTCGGAAAACCTTCCACATCACATAGCGGATATACTTCCAATAATAGATATACTTCTAATAACACCTCTTCTTCGGGACGGTCGGAGCATACATCCTCTGGCTCAAATAAAAAGATATTCTCTAAAGATGAGGGCGAATATGTAAAATATGAGGAAATAAAAGATTAA
- a CDS encoding manganese efflux pump MntP family protein, with product MIQIVALAVGLSMDSLVVALTSGAVIGNHKTINVLKIAGMLAFIQMSLTVFGWFVGSTFARYIEQFDHWLAFGILCFLGVRVIVASLKDEDSSPFNPLNFKVMFGLAVATSIDATAVGLSLSLVNVQILLPALIVGVVTFMMSSFGIIFGCKAGQRCNLRINIAGGIILILIGCSILFQHTVLSDTQTALL from the coding sequence ATGATTCAGATTGTAGCATTGGCAGTGGGCCTTTCGATGGATAGTTTAGTTGTCGCTCTTACCAGTGGGGCTGTAATAGGAAACCACAAAACAATAAATGTACTCAAAATAGCCGGTATGCTGGCTTTTATACAGATGAGCCTTACTGTTTTCGGGTGGTTTGTCGGTTCTACATTTGCTCGTTATATCGAACAGTTCGATCATTGGCTGGCTTTTGGTATTTTATGCTTTCTGGGAGTAAGGGTAATAGTTGCCAGTTTGAAAGATGAAGATAGTTCTCCATTCAATCCGCTTAATTTTAAAGTGATGTTTGGTCTGGCTGTAGCCACTAGTATAGATGCCACGGCAGTGGGGTTATCTTTGTCCTTGGTTAATGTACAGATACTACTTCCCGCATTAATTGTCGGCGTGGTAACTTTTATGATGTCTTCATTCGGAATTATATTTGGCTGTAAAGCAGGCCAGAGGTGTAATCTGCGTATTAATATAGCCGGAGGGATCATTCTTATTCTTATTGGTTGTAGCATATTGTTCCAGCATACAGTTCTGTCCGACACTCAGACCGCTCTTTTGTGA
- a CDS encoding nitroreductase family protein, translated as MKLKELIESRYSVRAYLSRAVEEDKINYILECARLAPSACNNQPWKFFIIRNQSVISCIQESYNREWFKSAPVHIVVCKDSSISWKRAGSDNKDFGDVDAAIAAEHICLAAAGIGLGTCWICNFKPDVLTGVLNLSPNLEPIAIFPLGYIDMDKSISPEKKRKSLSEITEWI; from the coding sequence ATGAAACTAAAAGAACTCATCGAAAGTCGCTATTCGGTCAGGGCTTATCTTTCCCGCGCTGTAGAGGAAGATAAGATCAATTACATTCTCGAATGTGCAAGGCTGGCACCTTCTGCCTGTAATAATCAGCCATGGAAGTTTTTCATCATCCGTAATCAATCTGTGATATCCTGCATACAGGAATCATATAACAGAGAGTGGTTTAAATCTGCTCCGGTACATATTGTAGTGTGTAAAGACTCTTCTATATCGTGGAAGAGGGCAGGTTCGGATAATAAAGATTTCGGAGATGTAGATGCTGCCATTGCAGCAGAACATATTTGTCTTGCAGCAGCGGGAATTGGTTTAGGTACATGCTGGATATGTAATTTTAAACCGGATGTATTGACAGGGGTGCTGAACTTATCCCCGAATCTCGAACCTATTGCCATATTCCCGCTTGGATATATCGACATGGATAAAAGTATATCTCCGGAAAAGAAGCGTAAGTCTTTGTCTGAAATAACCGAATGGATATGA
- a CDS encoding glycosyltransferase family 2 protein, whose product MDISVVIPLLNEEESLPELYAWIKRVMDENGYSYEVIFVDDGSTDRSWDVISTLKETSPEIKAIRFRRNYGKSPALHCAFQKAEGDVIITMDADMQDSPDEIPSLYKMIKEDGYDLVSGWKKKRYDPLSKTLPTKLFNATARKVSGVKLHDFNCGLKSYRKEVVKSIEVYNDMHRYIPYLAKIAGFNKIGEKAVHHQARKYGKSKFVGLSRFVNGYLDLLTLWFLSVFGRKPMHFFGLWGTVMFLLGFIAVVIVGANKLYAISKGIPHPLVTNSPYFYIALTMMLLGTQLFLAGFLGEIVSRNSTVRNDYKITEEL is encoded by the coding sequence ATGGACATATCTGTTGTAATACCGTTGCTGAATGAAGAAGAATCTCTTCCGGAACTTTACGCGTGGATAAAGCGGGTAATGGATGAGAACGGGTATTCATATGAAGTAATCTTTGTCGATGATGGTAGTACCGATCGGTCGTGGGATGTCATAAGCACCCTCAAGGAAACCTCTCCAGAAATAAAAGCAATACGTTTCAGACGTAATTACGGTAAGTCTCCTGCACTCCATTGTGCATTTCAGAAAGCAGAGGGAGATGTTATAATCACTATGGATGCAGATATGCAGGATAGTCCGGATGAAATTCCTTCACTATATAAAATGATAAAAGAGGATGGCTATGATTTGGTGTCGGGATGGAAAAAGAAACGCTACGACCCGTTGTCCAAAACTTTACCTACCAAGTTATTTAATGCAACAGCCCGTAAGGTATCGGGAGTGAAACTGCATGACTTTAATTGCGGATTGAAATCGTACCGGAAAGAAGTCGTAAAAAGTATAGAGGTATATAATGATATGCATCGTTATATTCCTTACCTGGCCAAAATAGCCGGATTCAATAAAATAGGGGAAAAGGCAGTACATCATCAGGCCCGTAAATATGGAAAAAGCAAATTTGTAGGTCTTAGCCGTTTTGTAAACGGTTATCTGGATCTGCTTACACTTTGGTTCCTTTCCGTATTCGGACGTAAGCCGATGCACTTTTTCGGATTGTGGGGAACGGTTATGTTCCTGCTGGGCTTTATAGCCGTAGTTATTGTTGGTGCGAATAAGTTATACGCTATCAGTAAGGGTATTCCGCATCCGCTGGTTACAAATTCTCCATATTTTTATATTGCTTTGACTATGATGTTGTTGGGTACGCAATTGTTTCTCGCCGGATTTTTGGGTGAGATTGTCTCGCGAAATTCAACTGTCAGGAACGATTATAAGATAACAGAAGAACTATAA
- a CDS encoding DUF4199 domain-containing protein — MIDSTDIKERGTSLLRYAMHYGAILGLFWMFKYMFKIGAGFSDHVFIYIFYLLNVGTFLLIYIFTFKYKASEPDKPKGIWSCVFFVVLICFFASFFEAVIMYAHYKFIDPGFFMKMTAPFIAMVDKMPNLQPDQKEIYLYIVTGKPLYIISEFIGNMILGVVLGFLMSFLVNSTSNMNNNRP, encoded by the coding sequence ATGATTGATAGTACGGATATAAAGGAGAGGGGAACGTCGTTACTCAGGTACGCCATGCATTATGGGGCTATTCTGGGGCTGTTCTGGATGTTTAAATATATGTTTAAGATAGGCGCCGGATTCTCCGATCATGTGTTTATTTATATATTCTATCTATTGAATGTCGGTACATTTCTGCTTATTTATATTTTTACCTTTAAATATAAAGCTTCAGAACCGGATAAGCCGAAGGGTATATGGTCGTGTGTCTTTTTTGTCGTGCTGATCTGTTTCTTTGCCTCTTTCTTTGAGGCTGTAATCATGTACGCTCATTATAAATTTATAGATCCGGGATTTTTTATGAAGATGACGGCGCCCTTTATAGCAATGGTAGATAAAATGCCTAATCTCCAGCCCGATCAGAAAGAAATATACCTTTATATCGTTACAGGAAAACCTTTATATATTATCTCCGAGTTTATCGGTAATATGATATTAGGGGTAGTTCTTGGTTTTCTTATGAGCTTTCTTGTAAATAGTACAAGTAATATGAATAATAACAGGCCTTAA